The following DNA comes from Athene noctua chromosome 1, bAthNoc1.hap1.1, whole genome shotgun sequence.
GGGTTAGAAGGACATCAGGGGCCGTGCTGATGGAGTAGCAGCAGGTAACTGAGTCTGTGCCTGATATTTAAGTTACTGGTGCAGATGTAGCTGCAGGGCTTTGACTCTGTGCTGTAGGTGCTCAGGGTGGCAGGCAGCGGAGCTGGAACCACAGTGCTCATCCCGGGCTCCTGCCAGGTTTCTGCCCCACCAAGATGCCATCTCCCAGTGCCGTGTTACCTGCAGAGTGGAAAGGGGAACCCATCTGGGCAGTCGTTCTAGAGGGGCTCCTTCAGGCTGACAGCAGGAGATGCTGTGGCTGGAAGAcaaggctgggctctgctgggtgggGACACGGTTGTCTGGTTTTGGTGAGGACACAAGGCCCAGCCCTTGGTGGATGCTGCAGTTCTGCTGTTGCTCACGTTGATCAAGAATAGCTGGGTTTATTCTTTAGGGTTGTTTTTAAGCTCTGTTTAAGAAGTAGTATAACAGTTAGAGTGAGGAGCATTTAATTTTCTGAGGAAGTTCTGTTTTGTTCAGCTTTTTAccatttaaaatttattctacCCTCATCAGGCTTTCCCTAGCAATGGGAATAGGATAATTGTTTGGAAAACTGAGGTGTGTTGTAAATTTTGATGCTCAGCTTTGGGGTGACAATGGCTGTGCCCTGCCTGGGAGGGGTGTGTGCTATAGGAGGTGACTGTGTCAGGGGACTCTTGATGCGTAGTGCTAGAGATATAGTAGGTATGCCAATGGCTCGGTACTTTAGAAAAGCTCTTGACCAAAACACTTTGTTTTGGTGTGTATGTGTTATTCATTTGGGAAATCTGAGTTGATGTTCAGGTATGATTTTAGTAATATTGATGGAGTTGTACTCATAGGTCCAGTTTCTCTGTGTAGTGGATTGAAGCCACCGAGACAGAAGCAGAGTCAATACACTTATTTTACAGAGACACAGGGCAAGGACATGCCAGCAGCTGTGGACAGAGTCAGGAGGAGAGCCTGAGTCTGCGATGGTGTCTGAGCTGTAATCGTTCAGACCACTGCCCTTATTGAACACACACCCTGGGCTGGCTGTAGTTAGAGAATAAAGCTCAGCACAATAAAATGTGGTGCTCCACAGTTTTAGGAAGGGGAAGAggtactttttaatttttttttcagtgtgagagTGATTGAGTCACTGAATCATGTTATTGGACATGTAGGAGAATGATTTTTTGCACCTTTCCTGTTGCTTGAGGCCTTTCCAGTTGTGGAAAATGTGCCCTGTGGAGCCAGAGCTGGAGAGGGCTCAGGAGAACAGAGCACCAGAAACCTCCCATCTTTTCCTGTGCTTGGTGTGATGGAACACTCTCATGAAtttcaaaaaaaaatcccaactctGTGCATCAAGCATAGCTAGTTTTGTCCAGCAACTCCCAGATGATACAGTCCAAGGCTACAGAGCCTTCTCAAAGATACTGCTGTGTCTGATCTGCTGCCAGAGACCGTACCGTTTAGACTGAGAACAGACCCAGCCTGTGCTTTAAGGGCCTTGAAACAACTCTGGTTGTAGGAGTTGTCCTAGATCTCCAGCCAGGGCGGGATAAGAGCCTGGTAAACAGTCTTTTTCTGATTTCTTAATGAATGTTGAGCTCTGCTATTTTTTCCTGacactgtcatttttatttttttttcccctcgtgGTGATTTGGGCTGTAGATCTCCATGGAGTTCAGGAACCTGTCAAAGGTCTACCAGGACGTGATTTCAGATGTTTGCCACAAAATGGGTGTTGGGATGGCGGAGTTCTTGGAGAAGAAGGTGGACTCTCAGTATGAGTGGGATAGGGTAAGTCAGCCCAGACAAAGGAGTGGACTGAACATGAGTAGGGTCCACCTTGTCTCTGGGGAAAGAGGAGACAGCATCCCTGTGGGAAGAGGGTTCAGCTGGATGAGGGAGGCTGTGTGGGCTCAGGAAGGCTTTGAGAGACTGCCGGTCCTGTGGGTAACAGGAGGATGGTGTGGACAGTTGGTGTTGCCCACCAGCATGTGTTTTGGGTGACCAGACATCAGCTGTTTCCCTGTGGGCAGTTCATTGGGCTGCTGGAGACACAGTGGCACCTTGGTGGGACATCCCGGGTGAGGTGTTTGCTGGCCACGGGAAAGCTGAGACATCCCAGGGAGGACCGTGAAAACTTGCAGAAAATATGTTGTCAGTTATTTCTGAGCATCTTCTTTTGTAAAACTCACTGTGGCAAATAGACAGCTCTTTTATAACTGCTCCTTttatcttgtttgttttctgcccccttccctctcGGTGCTTTGCAGTATTGTCACTACGTTGCTGGGCTGGTGGGGATTGGCCTTTCCCGTCTCTTCTCTGCATCAGAGCTAGAAGAACCTATTGTTGGGGAGGACACAGAGCTGGCCAACTCCATGGGCCTCTTCCTGCAGAAAACCAACATCATCCGTGACTATCTGGAGGACCAGCTGGACGGGAGGGAGTTCTGGCCCAGAGAGGTGAGGGAAAACACTGCCTTGGGGGGAGCATTTCTGCTGTGCCTCTTTGGGAAATGCACCAAGGCTGAAAGTACTGTTGTTGCTGCTCTGATACAATGAGTTGCATCCTCTCCTTAGACGACCTCCTGCTGGAATTTCCTTTGAAATCCCCAAAGCCAGAGTTTTCCCACCATTTGTTGGTGTCCGTTGTCAGTCTTTCATACTTCTGTCCAAGACCTGTAATGGGGTGGAGCCAACCATCCGTGTTTTCCTGTCTTGGGAACGTATTACAAGGTGCATAGCAGAAGGTGCACAGCTAAAATTGCAGTGTCTCTCACATCCCTTTAAATCAAAATTCACAGGAGAGACTTGGCGGTCTGCTTTAATTTTGTCAAGACCCTACAGTAAAGCTGTGCTGCATAAGATTGCTACTGGTGGTTGTACATCTGCTTGATAATAACAGCTCTTCTAATGACAGCTGGCTGACAAGTTCCATGTCTATCTACAGCTGTCTGGGTGCAGATGTGGGGACAAGGTACTGTCTCCCCACAATGCCAGGAACTTGTTGGGCagcttttttccctctctgttaTGTTGGTTCTAGGAATGAGGGAAGATAAGACTGGATGAGATCTTGAGGCGTTACCTAGTCTGTTCCCAAAGGCAGGGTCAGCTCTGTCTGCCTGACACATGTTTGTCTGCTCTTCTTGAGGCCCTCcaagaatttttctcttttttccatgtgGCTCACCTTGTCTCATAGAGCATTTCTTGATGTCAGCTTGATGTGTGAGGTGTCTTTTCCTTGTCCTACCTCAAGAAGGTGTGGAAATGAGTTGCATCCTTCTTTTTGCAATCCCTTTGTATATACAAAGGCCACTGTCATGTCTCCGCAGCCTGCCCACCCTTCTTTTCTTTAGCCTAGTAATAACCAATCCTTCAAGGCTTTCATGGATGGTTCTTGGTGCTCTGCCAGACCTCAGACTGTTACTGATATTTCTCTTACGGCACGAATGTACCCTCCAACTTGTGAGTCCTTATCTTGATGTTTAGGTTTGGAGCAGATACGCAAAGAAGCTCTCAGATCTTGCCAAACCAGAGAACATCGATATGGCTGTCCAGTGTCTGAATGAGCTCATCACCAATGCCCTCCACCATGTCCCTGATGTCCTCACATACTTATCCCGCCTGAAAAACCAAACTGTCTTCAACTTCTGTGCTATCCCCCAGGTGAGTTAGGCTTTCAGGTAGCTATTCATCGTCTGCAGCCCAGGTGATGAGGAGTTGGAGGTGTGGGGGGATTATATATCATGTCAGTATTAgtttatctttcttctttctcgatacctgctgtttctgctgttggTGAGATTGTGGCTTCACTCCAGAGTAGTTTGCCGTTGATTTCACAAGGTTACTCCCTTGGCAAGCTCCTTGCAATGCAGTAAGGCCTCTTGGTGTTTCTGCTTAGGTGATGGCTATTGCCACGTTGGCTGCCTGCTATAACAACAAGCAGGTGTTCAGGGGTGTCGTGAAGATCCGGAAGGGACAAGCTGTCACTCTAATGATGGATGCCACAAACATCCAAGCTGTCAAAGCCATCATGTACCAGTATGTGGAAGAGGTAGGTTTGAGCAGCTTGCTTTGAGTAGTTTCTGTCTGGTCCCATCCTCATTCCTGGTGCAAAATCAGGAAGATCTCTTAATCCTTTCCCTAGGTCCCTTAGTTCAGTGGTGCCAGGGCACGGTGACATGGATGTGGTTTTGACTTGGACCAAATTGGGTGCTTGAAGTGTTCCCTTGAATGTACCCTTGGTCTGTGCCTGTGTTGAGAGGCAGAGACTGAGGTCCTGCCATCCTTCTGGTGGGGAACCAAAGGAGTTGGCTGTCCCAGCTCAGGGCTTCCCTTGGgctgagcaggtgcagaggacCTTTCCCACACAAACACCGTCTCCCCACGAGCTGCTCCAGCGAGCAGTCTTGTTTTCTGTGTGCCTGTAGTTGGAGATGGCAGCATGATGCAGTGGTTATTTCCTTGTGCTCCATGGCCAACAGTAAATGAGGGCAACTCTGCATGTTCTTAAAGCACCCCTGGCTGTGTACTGTGGAGGCTGAAAGTTCATGTGGGGAACAACTGGTGGGTagattcttggggaaaaaaaaacaaaacaaaacaaaaccccaaatccagCATGGGCTGTTCAGTAAAAAGATGTTACTTCTACATCAGGGAGACCCCAAACCATGGGTTATTAGAGCTCCCTTTAGCAGGCTGGCTAACCCCATGGCAAGGGACAGTGACACCTTAGCCCAGGGTCTTTGCTTGTGCGTGTCTCCCTAAGAGTCATGCAGAAAAGTATATCTCAAAGTCCATCGGGTTTGCAGGtcacaaaaagaaaaccccaaaacccatGGGGTTATCTGAGAGAGGAGGCCATTTCCTGGTGGTCACACCAGctgctggggacacagggatgtcCTCACTGGTTTGGGGTGGGCTGCAGCACAGCGGCACTGAGTGAGGATTGCCGGGCAAGAACCACTGCTCCCAGCAACACCACGTGTGATTGAGGGATTGTCTGAGGCTCTGTGGTCCATCTCCCATCATTGGGTGCCCTCAAGAGGCTGCTTGGCTTAATGCAGCTCTCAAGGGAAATGGCCCCTGGCCCCATCCAGGCATCCCTCGCAGCTGGGCCTCTTCCATGGCAGTCCACCACTGAGGTTGCTCCTGAGGACACAGCAGCCATTAAGTCTTCCTCTTCCATGTAGCAGTCCCGTTTATCTCCTCAGCTTTGGGTGGGAACCAcagctcttccttcctccctccccagatCTACCAGAAGATCCCCAGTACGGACCCATCATCCAACAAGACGCAGCAGGTCATCGCCTCCATCCGTGCCATGAGCTTGCCCGGCAGCCCCATGGCATCACGCCACCACTACTCCCCCATTTACCTGTCGTGTGCCATGCTCCTGGCCGCCCTCAGCTGGCAGTACCTCAGCACCATCTCCAAGGCCACCGAGGAGTACGTCCAGGCGGGCGAGAACTgacgggcggcgggcgggcggagaGGTGTTCGGCAGACGGGCAGTGGAGGCAGGAGGCTCCTCGTCCCCTGCCAGTGGGGATGGCCAGGCCTCTGGGTGCCACAGGGCCCAGGATGGTGACGAGGACGGGACACCGGTGAGCTGCAGCCGTGGGGTGATGGTGCAGCGTCGCCGGGCTCCGCTCCTCACCGCCTTTGCCATCTGCTTGGATGGTTACATATGCTAATCGGAGTCTTACTGTTTggggttgaatttttttttttgccccctttcCTGTTGGATGGTttacctgaattatttttttttggttaggACGATTTTAAATAGAAACTCCAGTTGCCTGTTTTCTTGCTTGAGACCTTTCCAGCTCAGAGCTGAGCAAAACCTTCTgggtttcttccctttcttaaGCAGCCTCTTCCCTGTTGCCTCTGGTGCCTGCTCCACGCTGGAAGGATGCTGCGTCAGCTGGGAGAGGAACATGCTTCCTTATCCAGGGAAAAAGCTCTGGCCGCTTTCTGGCCCTCAGCCCAGGCTCGTTGACATCCTGGAAACAGGCAGAGGCAACTTCCACATTTCTCTTGTGCTGAAGGAAGCTGCTGGGCTTGAAAACAAGCCCTGTCAATGTTAAATAACGTAGGAGGTGGGATGCTCTGTCCACTTTAATGTGCCCCCAGCCGAAAGCCAGCTATTGTGGTTCCCTGCCCTCTAGCAGATGGCACCCTGCACTTGCAAAGCTTTGTGTTTTAGCAGCTGGGAAGCTGGTTCAGAGGGGAAGGGAGCTGCTTGCATGGCCCTGAGCTAATAACCCTGTGCCTGACTTCACTGCTTCAGCCCAAGGAGATGcgggcctgtggcacagcagcactgactGCCTCTGCAGGGCAGTAGAGTGAAGGTTTGTACCATGCTGTCccttatgggatttttttttttgggagcCCTTGATGCATTGTCTGCCCTAAAAGGCAGCAGTGAGCCCATCCCTGGGATGAGAAGGCTTGAGCCACTGAGCTGAGGGCCAGGGCAGGTTTCCCTGGCCCACTTGGCTCTAGTTTAGGATGATGCTTTAGGGTTAAACTTAACATCCAAACTGGAAGAGGCTTCCACTGTTGTTTAGAAACACATCAGGATGGACTTACACATGCACCATGTTCCTCCTGGGAACAGCTTGGGTGAGAAGATGAAGCAACACTTCtggtggatttttgttttcatggtcTGTTACCCCAAAATGCTGCTTTGCCTTTGTGAAGGGGAGGACAGCCTGTGGCCTGGTGCAGGACAGAGCTATGTCTACCAGGTACACTTTGGTGGCCTTTGCAAGGCCAAGCCCCTGTGGCCAGACTGTTACTGAGAGGGAGGACCCCTACTCCACAAGTACCAATGTAGATAGTTTTAAGCTatcgttttaaaaaaaaaaaaaacaaaaacaaacttgCGGTAGCTCTCTTTGTGCAGCTTCCTGTCTTGTTGAAATTAAAGTTTtcttcgggaaa
Coding sequences within:
- the FDFT1 gene encoding squalene synthase, whose protein sequence is MSAAPMELLRKWLGHPEDIYNLLRFKMGGYRVVMPRMDPDSLGRGLRTCYRYLNQTSRSFAAVIQALDGELRHAVCIFYLVLRALDTIEDDMTISLDVKVPMLHEFHSYLYQPEWKYTESKEKDRQVLEDFPTISMEFRNLSKVYQDVISDVCHKMGVGMAEFLEKKVDSQYEWDRYCHYVAGLVGIGLSRLFSASELEEPIVGEDTELANSMGLFLQKTNIIRDYLEDQLDGREFWPREVWSRYAKKLSDLAKPENIDMAVQCLNELITNALHHVPDVLTYLSRLKNQTVFNFCAIPQVMAIATLAACYNNKQVFRGVVKIRKGQAVTLMMDATNIQAVKAIMYQYVEEIYQKIPSTDPSSNKTQQVIASIRAMSLPGSPMASRHHYSPIYLSCAMLLAALSWQYLSTISKATEEYVQAGEN